The window GTGAGATTGGCAAATCCATTGCCTTCAACTTGAATTATAGATATGCGGTTGAGAAATTTCTACCAACACAAAAGTTATGCTAAATTCATCCTAATCGTCACAAAGAAGTTAGTATATAAAGTAATCGGGATGACAAGTGGCTATGCTTGTGTCTGATCATGTATGATCAGGCATGGCTTTTAAGCATTGGAAGAAGGGTTAGAATTACCCGTGCTGCATTGAGGGCATCCTCAATCCTTAGTTGTTTGTCTTTCAACTCTACCTGTGTTTGTGCTCCCACCTACAACTTATACAATCAAATATACTGTGGGTATCAATGATATTTATTATGTAGATTGACAAGATGCTAGGACAGATAGATCTTTAGTTACCTGAATGATGGCAATACCACCGGATAATCTCGCAATTCTTTCATTCAAGATTTTCTTTTGGAATTTTTCTTCTGTGTTCTGCaaaataaaatgacaatcaacTAAAGAGCTGTTCTAGAGAATCATTTGCGTTTGTGGAGGAGAATTTGGATAAAATCCGTTCACTAAGACAGTGTAATCCATTGCATTATTCACACTAATCAAATTTACTTTACTGTCCGGAGTAAGTGGTTCTCTCTACGACACAATTTTCTCAGGCCTTTAGCATTTCAAGTTGCATATTTGCAAATTGATGAGGTATTTATGTGTGTCGGTTAGCGTTAACACTACTTCTAACTCCATAAAACTTGTGAATATATCAAATGTAGCCATAGATGACACACCTCGACAAGATTTTGTATCTGAGTAACCCTCTTTGAAACAGCCGTTCGAGTACTTCCATCAGTAACTATCAGTGTAGAGTCCTTCGTAATGACCACCTTTGAAGCACTGCCTAACAAGTCCTTGTGGGCATTTTCAAGAGTCAAGCCCATGTCATCTCTGATCACAGTTCCTGCGGAGACATGACCAGTTAAATATGCGGATAGTAAAAAACaatgtaaaattcataaataatcaatgataagcttaagaaaaagtTTCTTGATAAGCCATAACATCTCTTTAAAAACCATTACATCGATGTTAATGAGAGACAAAAAGAAACGaggtagcagatataagaaactAACAAGTTCTGTTTTACTGTGCATATGCCACTACCTCCAGTCAAGATAGCGATGTCATCTAAGCAATGGCTCTTGCGCTCCCCGAAAGATGGAGCTTTTATTGCAGCTACCTTTAGGACACCCCTGAGCTTGTTCCTAATCACGGGAGCAAGAGCGTCCTGTTCAATGCTCTCTGCGATTATCAAAACCGGGTACTTCTCCTTTACTGCATTGTCCAAAATTTTTACCAACTCCTTCgggtttgaaatttttttatcaacCAAAAGCAACTGCAACATAAAACATTTATGccctataaatacctgatatacGACAGGCACTAGTGCTTAACAGAAGAAGTCGCTACCTTACAATCATGAAGTTCAACAATCCTCTTTCGTCGATCAGTTACAAAATAAGGTGACAAATAGCCACGATCAAACTGCATTCCTTCGACAACTTCTAGATTGGTTTTAGTATAGTTCCCTTTCTCAATTGTGACAACACCTTTTCTTCCAACCTGCCTAAGAGCTTCCGAAATCATATTCCCGATGGCATAATCATTGCCAGCACTAACAGCAGCAACATCTTCCAGTTCGTGATCCTCAACCTGGAAGGTTCGATGAATGTCAACagacatgttgatgattgtacaCGTACATCCTCATACGTCTTGGATAAGAAGGCTTTTTTTTTAAAGCATATTCTTGACCAAACACTTATGTCTCTGCGTGACTCCGTCTAAAGCAAAAAAGGGAAGTAATTTGTCCTTATACCTCTCTGGACATCAACTTGAGCTCAGAAACGAGGGCTTTAGCAGTTTTCTCAATTCCACGAGACACTTGGACAACATTTGCGCCCATTGCAGTAACCTAGAGAAAGATAATAATTAATCACCAgaaataactaaaacatgaaagCAGCCTAGGTTATTCCATTCTATTCAAACCTTGACACCTTCAGCAATCAGACCTCGAGCAAGCACTATAGATGTTGTGCAACCATCACCAGCGAGATTATTAGTCTTGGCACCGGCTTCCCTAACTAATTTTACTCCGACATTTTCCAGAGGATCGTCCAGCTGAATCTGTACTGAAAACAATATGTATATTCATTAC of the Capsicum annuum cultivar UCD-10X-F1 chromosome 11, UCD10Xv1.1, whole genome shotgun sequence genome contains:
- the LOC107852751 gene encoding chaperonin 60 subunit beta 4, chloroplastic isoform X3, with amino-acid sequence MGANVVQVSRGIEKTAKALVSELKLMSREVEDHELEDVAAVSAGNDYAIGNMISEALRQVGRKGVVTIEKGNYTKTNLEVVEGMQFDRGYLSPYFVTDRRKRIVELHDCKLLLVDKKISNPKELVKILDNAVKEKYPVLIIAESIEQDALAPVIRNKLRGVLKVAAIKAPSFGERKSHCLDDIAILTGGTVIRDDMGLTLENAHKDLLGSASKVVITKDSTLIVTDGSTRTAVSKRVTQIQNLVENTEEKFQKKILNERIARLSGGIAIIQVGAQTQVELKDKQLRIEDALNAARAATEEGVVVGGGCCLLRLSSKVDAIKEMLDNDDQKVHVLIQFHFLKATFISLNYLNSQFLELLAFHREYWIVVFSPTGAAFANLISGPTVYSNYSQIGADIFKRALSYPAKQIAKNAGVNGNIVVEKIFSVDNMKYGYNAARDRYEDLMAAKIMDPTKVVRCCLEHAAAVAKTFLISDAVVIDIPEPVSSRQIRRPPPMPTSGPRLSGLSGLEARATGLSGLGARATTL
- the LOC107852751 gene encoding chaperonin 60 subunit beta 4, chloroplastic isoform X1, whose product is MGCSLNTHLNYLPSITLKNGSVNRISKRVSCSMLNTRAMAKELHFNHDGSTTKKLLAGVDLVAELIGVTLGPKGRNVVLGNKYGPPKIVNDGETVLKEIQLDDPLENVGVKLVREAGAKTNNLAGDGCTTSIVLARGLIAEGVKVTAMGANVVQVSRGIEKTAKALVSELKLMSREVEDHELEDVAAVSAGNDYAIGNMISEALRQVGRKGVVTIEKGNYTKTNLEVVEGMQFDRGYLSPYFVTDRRKRIVELHDCKLLLVDKKISNPKELVKILDNAVKEKYPVLIIAESIEQDALAPVIRNKLRGVLKVAAIKAPSFGERKSHCLDDIAILTGGTVIRDDMGLTLENAHKDLLGSASKVVITKDSTLIVTDGSTRTAVSKRVTQIQNLVENTEEKFQKKILNERIARLSGGIAIIQVGAQTQVELKDKQLRIEDALNAARAATEEGVVVGGGCCLLRLSSKVDAIKEMLDNDDQKVHVLIQFHFLKATFISLNYLNSQFLELLAFHREYWIVVFSPTGAAFANLISGPTVYSNYSQIGADIFKRALSYPAKQIAKNAGVNGNIVVEKIFSVDNMKYGYNAARDRYEDLMAAKIMDPTKVVRCCLEHAAAVAKTFLISDAVVIDIPEPVSSRQIRRPPPMPTSGPRLSGLSGLEARATGLSGLGARATTL
- the LOC107852751 gene encoding chaperonin 60 subunit beta 4, chloroplastic isoform X2, with the protein product MGCSLNTHLNYLPSITLKNGSVNRISKRVSCSMLNTRAMAKELHFNHDGSTTKKLLAGVDLVAELIGVTLGPKGRNVVLGNKYGPPKIVNDGETVLKEIQLDDPLENVGVKLVREAGAKTNNLAGDGCTTSIVLARGLIAEGVKVTAMGANVVQVSRGIEKTAKALVSELKLMSREVEDHELEDVAAVSAGNDYAIGNMISEALRQVGRKGVVTIEKGNYTKTNLEVVEGMQFDRGYLSPYFVTDRRKRIVELHDCKLLLVDKKISNPKELVKILDNAVKEKYPVLIIAESIEQDALAPVIRNKLRGVLKVAAIKAPSFGERKSHCLDDIAILTGGTVIRDDMGLTLENAHKDLLGSASKVVITKDSTLIVTDGSTRTAVSKRVTQIQNLVENTEEKFQKKILNERIARLSGGIAIIQVGAQTQVELKDKQLRIEDALNAARAATEEGVVVGGGCCLLRLSSKVDAIKEMLDNDDQKIGADIFKRALSYPAKQIAKNAGVNGNIVVEKIFSVDNMKYGYNAARDRYEDLMAAKIMDPTKVVRCCLEHAAAVAKTFLISDAVVIDIPEPVSSRQIRRPPPMPTSGPRLSGLSGLEARATGLSGLGARATTL